The genome window aatttgtctGAAATTTCTGGGCTGCATTTTACCATATCTGattgttttgaaattttattactataggactaaacattattattacttgCCATTTCTAATGCGAATATGATAAAACCCGGACATAGCATGCATAAGACGTACGCTTTGGTACACTCAagtttaagtataatttaaaattcctCATTTAATCAACAAAAGCGGTGTGTACCAAACCGTATTTTTCATAAGTTTATCAAATTTTGAGCGCGATATGCTGATTAACAAGTTAGTTTTAGATAATGAATCGTTTCTTAcagtataaaatttcttgatcCGTACGTATTATGTGCGGGTCAAGATTCAAGAAGTTTCATTTCTTAGTATTGaaactattagtaaataaaaaattaaaatcaagcTCATCGGGAGAAAATTCACCAACAAACGCAACTACAGCCTATAACATCATTATTAGATAAATTCACAATAGAAACTTTAAAATTGTAGTTTGTTTTAGGTAAAGTCGCCGGTACCGGAACTGGTACTTTTGCAGTCATTTCTGTACCTGGTAAAACTGGACACTCGGTGTACTTACAAACGTCACGCAAATTAAtcgaattcttttttttgtaggtttcagGAATTGCAATTTGCAAATTCAGCCACGACTTTAGTACTAGTGGTAACTTCtacattaaattttgcatCAATAGTAAAAGTGTCATTTTTTCCAGCAATAACAGGATCAGGCGAAAGTACTACATTGAGTAAGACTGTTTCAGGAGGAGCCTTAGAACATGGTCCAAAGGTATTAGTTCTATTATAAAGTTGATGTGGAATAGTATTGACTGTGGAAAGAGTAGCCAATAAActcacaaaaataaaatttctgttcatgatttttttgtgaaaataattttgaaatatcttgttaaaagttatatatttatggaTGAAATTATCGATGATTTAGCTTCACTTTTTGTATGTAATAAAAACGATTGTACTCCGTCAGTTAAAGATTCGATTTTTTAGGTAATAAtgtacaaaaaataaatatcattttcttttttttaaatgatattttgcATTGACTTTAATACAgcataatttgtaattattcgttaaaaaagagaaaataaagtatttttgcCATTTCAGTGGCTTTTTTAGTTAGCCTTCAATTgataaaaccaaataaaaCTAACACGAAAATAATCATTCATTTGTGAAagaatcataaaattatatttccgCAGGTTACGGCACATTTCGCTGAAGCCATTTTGCTGAAAGGATGTTTTGCCGAGAGGATGTTTCACTGAAAGGACGTTTCGCCGAAAGTGCATTTATCGAATCCATTTCACCATTTCACCATTTCGCCGGATTCCATTTTGCGCCAATACTGTAAATAACtgctaatttaaatttattaacagttaatcgatttatttcttaatttttcaataaaaaagaaattacatattaaaagcTTTAAATAGTCTGATTTAGTCTAATTTCAGATCAATCAAACagaaaaagtttaataatttactatcCAGTAATTGAAAAAGACAAAATATAGCTTATTgtaattatcttattaaaatagtttgaatggtagtaaaatcacatttttagCATTGATAAATagtgaattaaatttaacagaATTCATTAAGTCTAGCTTGCCATCTATTGATactaaaaatatgattttagtatatccatataaaaaaattagggtAAATTTAGATCTCGCACCCATGTGTGATGTTTAAATCTCGCCTTTATTCCAAAAAGGATATTTTGTATGCTGatcatttaattctggccagaattaaatacGTCACGTGATTTAACGGGAACCCCCCAAAAAAAGTTTGtcaaataagttaaaaatgaCATTCAAAACCATCTTTGatattttaagtaaacttgcagataCACATAGtagacattttttaaaaaagtttgtatattaattaagaatttcttttttgttacaaaatgtgagattttaatatcatcaatcTTATTTTAATCACTAAATGTTAAGTTACTAAactttttctatttaattctaatcaattaaaaataatttaaaaatctaaattaaaattaaatccattattttatatttatacttaactattttaaataaaatatcttattattgcaaatattatttttatatattatttaagaaagTATTAGACTAGTTTTCTTCCTATGTGATTTAACTCAAATAACATCAcctatgtaaaattaaatcatgtgaagctgatatatatgtatattacattactcataaaaaaaatagtagattagttaggattagggttaggttagggttagggttagggatTTAGAGATTTAGGATTAAGAAATTAGGATTAGAATTAGAATTAGGATTATGGTTAGGGAACTAGGATTAGGGTAAGGTTTGGGTTTGCTAGAGTTGTTAATTTGATGATGTCATTTTAAAGATTGAAATTTACagtta of Rhizophagus irregularis chromosome 32, complete sequence contains these proteins:
- a CDS encoding uncharacterized protein (SECRETED:cutsite_VNT-IP; SECRETED:prob_0.8587); SECRETED:SignalP(1-19): MNRNFIFVSLLATLSTVNTIPHQLYNRTNTFGPCSKAPPETVLLNVVLSPDPVIAGKNDTFTIDAKFNVEVTTSTKVVAEFANCNS